One stretch of Trichocoleus desertorum ATA4-8-CV12 DNA includes these proteins:
- the patD gene encoding heterocyst frequency control protein PatD: MLPEAHRQIYQEFLRSLEQLQVRATQAKPDPAALIVAFQEIQQFFQRQILTLSWENHPDAMVEQRVQSYQIEMNKQLKLMGTDVMFLQAARQSSTAQQRQVQISDRLNLLIGYCNVLLQDKEEG, from the coding sequence ATGTTGCCAGAGGCTCATCGTCAAATCTATCAAGAATTTCTGCGATCGCTAGAGCAGCTTCAAGTGAGGGCAACTCAAGCGAAGCCTGATCCCGCTGCTTTAATCGTGGCCTTTCAAGAGATTCAGCAGTTTTTTCAGCGCCAAATTCTAACGCTCAGTTGGGAAAATCATCCTGATGCGATGGTGGAACAGCGCGTACAGTCTTATCAAATTGAAATGAATAAGCAGCTCAAGTTGATGGGCACGGACGTAATGTTTTTGCAAGCAGCCCGCCAATCCAGTACAGCTCAGCAGCGGCAGGTGCAGATTAGCGATCGCCTCAATTTGCTGATTGGGTACTGTAATGTGCTGCTGCAAGACAAGGAGGAAGGATGA
- a CDS encoding zf-TFIIB domain-containing protein, translating to MQCPKDRRVELVDTTLAPALAAKCCPDCQGTWIPATEYESWQAHQPQPTVEALPKVLDVEFVQSPFDTKAALCPECGRYLSRAKVGVRIPFYVERCLDCGGIWCDHGEWDVLVQMGLHTAIQQLFSSEWQTRIREKEYAIAEQQATIDKLGPELAARVFELAEYLQAHPNGDFGVAYLMRRFDKPEPLKKTSMSQGP from the coding sequence GTGCAATGTCCCAAAGATCGACGAGTAGAGCTGGTTGATACTACGCTGGCTCCTGCATTGGCGGCGAAGTGCTGCCCTGATTGTCAAGGTACTTGGATTCCAGCGACGGAGTACGAATCTTGGCAAGCTCATCAACCTCAGCCAACGGTTGAGGCGCTGCCAAAGGTGTTGGATGTGGAATTTGTCCAGTCCCCGTTTGATACGAAGGCGGCGCTGTGCCCGGAGTGTGGTCGCTACCTATCGCGGGCAAAGGTGGGGGTGAGAATTCCTTTTTATGTGGAGCGCTGCCTGGATTGTGGCGGTATCTGGTGCGACCACGGGGAATGGGATGTTTTGGTCCAGATGGGGTTGCATACGGCGATTCAGCAGCTTTTCTCTAGTGAGTGGCAAACCCGCATCCGAGAGAAGGAGTACGCGATCGCGGAGCAACAGGCGACAATTGATAAGTTGGGGCCAGAGTTAGCGGCAAGGGTGTTTGAGTTGGCGGAGTATTTACAGGCTCACCCAAATGGGGATTTTGGGGTGGCTTATTTGATGCGGCGGTTTGATAA